A stretch of Brassica napus cultivar Da-Ae chromosome C6, Da-Ae, whole genome shotgun sequence DNA encodes these proteins:
- the LOC106376655 gene encoding glycerol kinase, with the protein MAGEKGFIGSIDQGTTSTRFIIYDHDARAVASHQVEFTQFYPEAGWVEHDPMEILESVKVCIAKALDKATADGHNVDGGLKAIGLTDQRETTIVWSKSTGLPLHKAIVWMDARTSSICRRLEKELSGGRSHFVETCGLPISTYFSAMKLLWLMENVDAVKDAIKKGDAIFGTIDTWLIWNMTGGINGGLHVTDVTNASRTMLMNLKTLSWDEETIKTLGIPAEILPKIVSNSEVIGEICKGWPIPGIKIAGCLGDQHAAMLGQACKKGEAKSTYGTGAFILLNTGEVPIKSGHGLLTTLSYKLGPQAKTNYALEGSIAIAGAAVQWLRDSLGIIKSASEIEELAAMVESTGGVYFVPAFNGLFAPWWREDARGVCIGITRFTNKSHIARAVLESMCFQVKDVLDSMNKDAGEKGSLDNGQGEFLLRVDGGATANNLLMQIQADLMGTPVVRPVDIETTALGAAYAAGLAVGFWKEEDIFESGEKSKNSKVFRPTMEEETRKKKVESWCKAVERTFDLADLSI; encoded by the exons ATGGCAGGGGAGAAAGGTTTTATTGGATCAATAGATCAGGGAACAACAAGCACCAGATTCATCATCTACGACCATGATGCTCGTGCCGTTGCCTCTCATCAAGTTGAGTTTACTCAGTTCTATCCCGAAGCTGG ATGGGTGGAACATGATCCAATGGAGATATTGGAAAGTGTGAAAGTGTGCATCGCCAAGGCTCTTGACAAAGCCACAGCTGATGGTCACAACGTCGACGGTGGCTTGAAGGCCATTGGACTTACGGATCAGAGAGAGACCACCATTGTCTGGAGCAAATCCACTGGCCTTCCTCTCCACAAAGCTATTGTCTGGATGGATGCTCGCACGAGTTCCATCTGCAG GAGACTAGAGAAGGAACTCTCTGGTGGAAGATCCCATTTTGTGGAGACTTGCGGCTTGCCTATAAGCACTTACTTCTCTGCCATGAAGCTTCTCTGGCTGATGGAGAATGTGGATGCGGTCAAGGACGCTATCAAGAAAGGAGATGCCATCTTTGGCACAATCGACACGTGGCTTATCTGGAACATGACCGGTGGTATCAACGGCGGGCTCCACGTCACCGACGTCACCAACGCTTCTCGCACCATGCTCATGAACCTCAAGACCTTGAGCTGGGACGAGGAAACCATCAAGACCCTTGGCATCCCCGCTGAGATCTTGCCGAAGATCGTGAGTAACTCGGAGGTCATTGGAGAAATCTGCAAAGGCTGGCCCATTCCTGGAATCAAGATCGCCGGATGTCTCGGCGACCAGCACGCGGCGATGCTGGGACAAGCTTGCAAGAAAGGTGAGGCCAAGAGCACTTACGGCACTGGCGCTTTCATTCTTCTCAACACAGGAGAAGTCCCCATCAAGTCAGGACATGGGCTTTTGACCACTCTGTCTTACAAGCTTGGGCCTCAAGCAAAGACAAACTATGCCCTCGAGGGTTCCATTGCTATAGCGGGAGCTGCTGTTCAGTGGCTAAGAGACAGCCTCGGGATTATCAAGAGCGCTAGCGAGATTGAAGAGTTAGCGGCTATGGTGGAATCGACGGGGGGAGTGTACTTTGTTCCGGCGTTCAACGGTTTGTTTGCGCCTTGGTGGAGAGAAGACGCTCGCGGTGTATGCATAGGGATCACGAGGTTCACTAACAAGTCTCACATAGCGAGGGCTGTGCTGGAGAGCATGTGTTTCCAAGTGAAGGATGTGTTGGACTCTATGAACAAAGACGCTGGTGAGAAGGGATCTCTAGATAACGGCCAAGGGGAGTTTTTACTGAGGGTTGATGGTGGTGCCACGGCCAACAACCTTCTCATGCAGATTCAG GCTGATTTGATGGGAACTCCGGTGGTGAGGCCTGTGGACATAGAGACAACTGCACTAGGGGCAGCCTATGCAGCTGGTCTGGCTGTTGGATTctggaaagaagaagacatatttgAGTCTGGAGAGAAGTCAAAGAACTCCAAAGTTTTCAGACCAACCATGGAAGAAGAAACCAGGAAGAAGAAAGTGGAGTCATGGTGCAAAGCGGTCGAGAGAACATTCGATCTTGCTGATCTCTCTATCTAA